The bacterium genome has a segment encoding these proteins:
- the rplT gene encoding 50S ribosomal protein L20: protein MRVKTGTVRRRKHRKIRELAKGYYGQKHSTFKKANEAVLRSLQYSYAHRRLKKRDMRKLWIIRINAAAREEGLNYSKLISGLKKANVVINRKMLAELAVNNPVAFSELAKIAKAHVNS from the coding sequence ATGAGAGTTAAAACGGGAACTGTTAGAAGGAGAAAACACAGAAAGATTCGCGAATTAGCTAAGGGTTATTATGGTCAGAAGCATTCCACTTTTAAGAAAGCCAATGAGGCGGTTTTGAGGTCTTTGCAGTATTCGTATGCCCACCGGAGACTGAAAAAGCGCGATATGAGAAAACTCTGGATAATTAGAATCAACGCAGCTGCCAGGGAAGAAGGTTTAAACTATTCCAAGCTCATTTCTGGTCTTAAGAAAGCGAACGTGGTGATAAATAGAAAGATGCTGGCGGAGTTAGCAGTGAATAACCCTGTAGCTTTTAGCGAGTTGGCTAAGATAGCAAAGGCCCATGTCAATTCTTGA
- a CDS encoding helix-hairpin-helix domain-containing protein → MNKKEEANLAKLKNAALESIAKDVADENVEALKGKLNLNTASFDDLTRVPGIGPKTALLILERRERKKFTNVDELKEIKGIGDKKLEKIKEYVEVR, encoded by the coding sequence TTGAATAAAAAAGAGGAGGCGAATTTAGCGAAACTAAAAAATGCAGCCCTTGAAAGTATAGCAAAAGATGTTGCTGATGAAAATGTTGAAGCGTTGAAGGGGAAGTTAAATCTTAATACTGCCAGTTTTGATGATTTAACGAGAGTTCCAGGCATTGGTCCTAAAACTGCTTTGCTGATTCTTGAGCGAAGAGAACGAAAGAAGTTTACAAATGTTGATGAACTTAAAGAAATTAAAGGGATTGGTGATAAAAAGTTGGAAAAGATAAAGGAGTATGTTGAGGTAAGATGA
- the pheS gene encoding phenylalanine--tRNA ligase subunit alpha, with amino-acid sequence MSILDEIQGLKDEIDRDWAKISSLDDLESFRIKYLGKKGIIQELIKKLSTLAPEDRRIAGKFVNEIKGKYERLVKEKKEELASAFGKQWDLYLPPRQTEIGNLHPLTKVIEELLEIVAGLGFEEVSAYDAPDVEWDYYNFECLNIPPYHPSREMQATFFITDKMLLRTQTSPVQIRTMLQRKPPLRVVHVGRVYRFDAFDATHAPCFHQMEGLYINKNVSFAELRGTVEKLVKEIFGEKAEFRLMPSYFPFTEPSAEGHVKFGDRWLEIFGCGMVHPQVLKNVGLSPEEWSGFAFGLGIERIAMIKYGIDDIRLFSDNDIRFLRQL; translated from the coding sequence ATGTCAATTCTTGATGAAATACAGGGACTGAAGGACGAAATAGATAGAGACTGGGCTAAGATATCTTCCCTTGATGACTTAGAGTCCTTCAGGATTAAATATCTTGGGAAAAAAGGTATTATTCAGGAACTTATAAAGAAACTTTCAACCCTCGCCCCCGAAGATAGAAGGATAGCTGGAAAGTTCGTAAACGAAATTAAAGGAAAGTATGAGAGATTAGTAAAAGAAAAAAAAGAGGAATTGGCTTCTGCATTTGGGAAACAATGGGACCTTTACCTTCCTCCACGACAAACGGAAATTGGTAATCTTCACCCTCTTACTAAGGTAATAGAGGAATTATTAGAAATAGTTGCAGGTCTTGGTTTTGAAGAAGTCAGTGCTTATGATGCACCTGATGTGGAGTGGGATTACTACAATTTTGAATGTCTAAACATACCTCCTTACCACCCATCGAGAGAAATGCAAGCTACCTTTTTTATCACCGATAAAATGCTCTTGAGAACCCAGACTTCTCCAGTACAGATAAGAACCATGCTTCAAAGGAAACCCCCTTTGAGGGTTGTCCATGTTGGAAGGGTTTATCGTTTTGACGCCTTTGACGCCACTCACGCTCCCTGCTTCCATCAGATGGAAGGACTTTATATTAATAAAAATGTTAGTTTTGCTGAATTGAGGGGAACGGTGGAAAAGCTGGTGAAAGAAATTTTTGGTGAGAAGGCGGAATTTAGACTTATGCCGTCTTATTTTCCTTTTACGGAGCCATCAGCAGAGGGTCACGTGAAATTTGGCGACCGATGGCTTGAAATTTTTGGGTGTGGAATGGTTCATCCGCAGGTTTTGAAAAATGTGGGTCTATCGCCGGAAGAATGGTCGGGCTTTGCCTTCGGGTTGGGCATTGAAAGAATCGCGATGATCAAATATGGCATTGACGATATAAGGCTTTTCAGTGACAACGATATAAGATTTTTGAGGCAGTTATGA
- the pheT gene encoding phenylalanine--tRNA ligase subunit beta, with protein sequence MKITYNILREYLPELNLSPYELKDLFPYMGIEVEEFRYIGEGLDGYLVSGLIEEISEAKGASGYYHLKVSLGDRKIDVVSTAPNVRKGIKVVVALPGAVIKGNTIKEREIKGIVSQGNLLSLEEMGFDIDSEGVFELPEDFPIGISPLEYLGLKDWLYDLYIFPNRPDLLGIIGLAHEISAHTGNQIQWPRMGIEEICDEIFNVEVSDPEGCPVYTARIVKNVKVGPSPFDLQRKLSLLGQRPINNIVDITNYVMFELGQPIHAFDKGKVRNKIVVRRAKEGEKILCLDGLTRELNPEILVIADFEEPIAIAGIIGGENTSVSPDTRDIIIESAYFDRVRIRKAVQMLNVGTESSRRFERGGDPMIPEIASRRVAYLVKKIAGGEVCKINLVQRRTFEQKKIALYFKDLNRILGEVIEPEEVKRIVERLGFAVHKRSDHLTISVPSRRRDIEVWEDIAEEILKIYGYDRIKGKTESCGEFIGKKQKTLDRLVKATLIVSGFTEVKNIEFASPGELIALGEPEELFVKIQNPIHSELSVLRTSLTPGLLRVASLNLRRGVEYLRIFEVGKVFHWRGSEELPMEVMRVGLCVAGEIPKTWDRTEREVDIYDLLSGFESLRRIFSENLVLGQRDVRNKGFSSGGVILNGEKVIGYLGEVAPKIKRIFDIKAPVFVMELELANLSPKELKYTGLPTFPATSRDISVVIGADESIKEILDCAKDTFSALLEEYRVLDIFEGKPIPEGKKSVTLRFILRSKDRTLTQEEVDAKFNDFVSTLMNKGYEIRGLNA encoded by the coding sequence ATGAAAATTACTTACAATATTTTGAGAGAATATTTACCAGAGCTTAATCTCTCACCTTATGAACTGAAGGATCTCTTTCCTTACATGGGTATAGAGGTTGAGGAGTTCAGGTACATCGGTGAAGGGCTTGATGGCTACCTGGTTAGCGGACTTATTGAAGAGATTTCGGAGGCAAAGGGCGCTTCAGGGTATTACCATCTTAAAGTCTCCCTTGGGGATAGAAAGATTGACGTTGTCTCAACTGCTCCCAATGTTAGAAAGGGTATCAAAGTTGTTGTAGCCCTGCCTGGAGCGGTTATAAAGGGAAATACCATAAAGGAGAGGGAGATAAAGGGGATAGTTTCCCAAGGGAACCTCTTATCCCTTGAAGAGATGGGATTCGATATAGATTCGGAAGGAGTTTTTGAATTGCCAGAGGATTTCCCCATCGGAATTTCTCCTCTGGAGTACTTAGGGTTAAAGGACTGGTTATACGATCTTTATATTTTTCCCAACAGGCCTGACCTTCTTGGAATTATTGGATTGGCCCATGAGATATCCGCCCATACAGGGAATCAAATTCAGTGGCCAAGGATGGGCATTGAAGAGATTTGCGATGAAATTTTTAACGTGGAAGTTTCTGATCCAGAAGGTTGCCCCGTGTATACTGCAAGAATTGTGAAAAATGTGAAGGTTGGACCATCACCCTTTGATTTACAACGAAAGTTGAGTCTGCTTGGGCAAAGGCCCATAAATAATATCGTTGACATTACCAACTATGTGATGTTTGAACTTGGACAACCCATTCACGCTTTTGATAAGGGGAAGGTTCGCAATAAAATCGTTGTAAGAAGGGCAAAGGAAGGAGAAAAGATTCTATGCCTTGATGGACTCACGAGAGAGCTAAACCCCGAAATACTTGTGATTGCAGACTTTGAAGAGCCGATAGCGATCGCGGGAATTATTGGTGGAGAAAATACCAGCGTTTCTCCAGATACAAGGGACATCATCATTGAAAGCGCCTATTTTGACAGGGTAAGAATCAGAAAGGCTGTGCAAATGCTCAATGTGGGGACCGAATCCTCAAGACGCTTTGAGAGAGGCGGTGACCCGATGATACCAGAGATTGCATCAAGACGCGTTGCCTATCTTGTCAAAAAAATCGCTGGCGGAGAGGTTTGCAAAATTAATCTGGTCCAGCGCAGAACCTTTGAGCAGAAAAAGATAGCCCTTTACTTTAAAGATCTCAACCGTATTTTGGGCGAGGTAATAGAGCCGGAGGAAGTCAAGCGAATTGTAGAAAGACTTGGATTTGCTGTCCATAAGAGGAGTGATCACCTTACTATATCTGTTCCGTCAAGGCGAAGGGATATAGAAGTGTGGGAGGATATCGCAGAGGAAATTCTCAAGATATATGGATATGATAGGATAAAGGGAAAAACTGAAAGCTGTGGGGAATTTATTGGAAAAAAGCAAAAAACCCTTGACAGGCTGGTCAAGGCAACCCTTATTGTGAGCGGGTTTACGGAAGTTAAAAACATTGAATTCGCTTCACCTGGTGAGCTTATTGCTCTTGGTGAACCTGAAGAACTTTTTGTAAAAATACAAAATCCAATTCACAGTGAACTCTCAGTACTCAGAACCTCACTCACTCCAGGACTATTAAGGGTGGCATCTTTGAATTTAAGAAGAGGTGTTGAGTATTTGAGGATCTTTGAAGTTGGTAAAGTTTTCCATTGGCGCGGAAGTGAGGAATTACCTATGGAAGTTATGAGAGTTGGCCTTTGCGTTGCAGGCGAAATTCCAAAGACCTGGGATAGAACAGAGAGGGAAGTGGATATCTATGATCTTCTTTCGGGTTTTGAATCTCTAAGGCGCATTTTCTCAGAAAACCTTGTTTTGGGGCAGAGGGATGTGAGAAACAAGGGATTCTCTTCTGGTGGAGTGATATTGAATGGCGAGAAAGTGATTGGATATCTGGGTGAAGTTGCACCGAAAATCAAACGGATCTTTGATATTAAGGCCCCAGTCTTTGTAATGGAATTGGAACTCGCGAATCTTTCGCCCAAAGAGTTAAAATACACTGGACTTCCGACCTTCCCCGCAACCAGCAGGGATATATCAGTTGTCATCGGAGCAGATGAATCTATAAAGGAAATTCTTGATTGTGCGAAAGATACCTTTTCAGCTTTGCTTGAAGAGTACAGAGTTTTAGACATATTTGAAGGAAAGCCTATTCCGGAAGGCAAGAAAAGTGTTACCTTAAGGTTCATCCTGCGGTCAAAGGATAGAACCCTGACTCAAGAAGAAGTAGATGCAAAGTTTAATGATTTTGTATCTACTTTGATGAATAAGGGATACGAAATTAGGGGGCTTAATGCCTGA